One segment of Syngnathus typhle isolate RoL2023-S1 ecotype Sweden linkage group LG9, RoL_Styp_1.0, whole genome shotgun sequence DNA contains the following:
- the mettl5 gene encoding rRNA N6-adenosine-methyltransferase METTL5 — translation MKLKELESCLQQVDTFEEPKILLEQYPTSAHIAACMLYTIHNTFDDIEAKLVADLGCGCGVLSIGAAMLEAGLCVGFDIDNDALDTFRRNVDEFELSNVDLVQCDLCSLKAEDYRNSFDTVIMNPPFGTKHNQGMDMKFLRAAITMAKTAVYSLHKTSTREHIQKKANDWGVKMEVIAELRYDLPASYKFHKKKSVDIQVDFLRFSKA, via the exons ATGAAACTTAAAGAGTTGGAAAGTTGTCTACAACAAGTAGATACATTTGAAGAGCCCAAAATCCTTCTGGAACAATATCCAACCAGTGCACATATTGCTG CGTGCATGCTGTACACTATACACAACACGTTTGATGACATCGAGGCAAAACTGGTGGCGGATCTCGGATGTGGCTGTGGAGTTCTCAGCATCGGTGCGGCGATGCTCGAAGCTGG GTTATGCGTCGGCTTTGACATCGACAACGACGCGCTGGATACTTTCAGAAGAAATGTGGATGAATTCGAGCTTTCCAATGTTGATCTGGTCCAGTGTGACTTGTGTTCGCTGAAGGCAGAAGACTATCGTAATAGTTTTGACACAGTCATCATGAATCCTCCTTTTGGAACAAAACATAATCAGG GTATGGACATGAAGTTTTTGAGAGCTGCTATAACAATGGCAAAGACAGCTGTATATTCACTTCATAAAACATCAACACGTGAG CACATACAAAAGAAGGCAAATGACTGGGGAGTGAAGATGGAAGTCATAGCAG AACTGAGATACGACTTACCGGCATCTTATAAGTTTCACAAAAAGAAATCG GTTGACATTCAGGTGGACTTCCTTCGCTTCTCCAAAGCTTGA
- the klhl23 gene encoding kelch-like protein 23 isoform X2 has protein sequence MEKSNQEQQSSTRIHGQKKDTMSQKQNEVYTYDFCDPDHPAEILDALRHFYLNGLFTDITLQCADDSERVFRCHKALLSARSSYFQIMFTADMKERSNSVIKLAGVDCEVLAVLVDYVYTAQVSITEKNVQSLLEAADLLQFISVKSACESFLVRLLDVDNCLGMHAFAQLHLCSRLERESRRVMLSRFGELIQQEEFLELDSNKIRTLLQKLKVPRDELLIDAVTKWVIHDLANRMDRTVDLLRSIHLDLDETTFQQCLATSDERFKSTLTQALTPKSKARTADGKTNVYIIGGYYWHPLCEVHIWEPTSDTWQRGKDMPDHARESYSVALLGADIYVTGGYRTNTVEALDAVFIYSCDYDEWTEASPMITARYYHCSVALHGCIYAIGGYRGGAPEQETEWYDPLKKKWFPGARMIQGVGNATAGVMGDKIYVTGGHYGFRGSCTYEKIQVYMPDINEWSIITISPHPEYGLCSVSLENKLYLVGGQTTIADCYDTQREEWSSISVMKERRMECGAAVINGCIYVTGGYSYSKGTYLQSIEKYDPKLDTWEIVGTLPSPSRSHGCVCVYSV, from the exons ATGGAGAAGAGCAACCAAGAACAACAGTCATCGACGAGAATTCATGGACAAAAGAAAG aTACAATGTCACAGAAGCAGAATGAGGTCTACACCTATGACTTCTGTGACCCGGATCATCCAGCTGAGATTCTGGATGCCCTCAGGCATTTCTACCTCAATGGACTTTTTACAGACATCACTCTGCAATGCGCCGATGACTCGGAGCGTGTGTTCCGCTGCCACAAGGCGCTATTGTCCGCCAGGAGCTCCTACTTCCAGATTATGTTCACAGCTGATATGAAGGAGAGGTCCAACAGTGTCATCAAGCTGGCCGGAGTAGATTGCGAGGTTCTAGCGGTTTTGGTGGATTACGTTTACACGGCTCAAGTGAGCATCACGGAGAAGAATGTGCAAAGCCTGCTGGAGGCCGCCGATCTGCTGCAGTTCATATCGGTCAAAAGTGCGTGTGAAAGTTTCCTAGTTCGCCTTCTAGATGTGGACAACTGCTTGGGCATGCATGCGTTCGCTCAACTCCACCTATGTTCGCGACTGGAACGTGAGTCCAGGAgggtgatgctgagcaggtttgGAGAACTGATCCAGCAAGAGGAGTTCCTGGAACTGGACTCCAATAAGATCCGGACGTTACTGCAGAAACTCAAGGTGCCGAGGGATGAACTGCTGATTGACGCGGTGACCAAATGGGTGATCCACGACTTGGCGAACCGTATGGATCGCACTGTGGACCTGTTGCGATCAATCCATCTGGACCTGGATGAGACTACTTTCCAGCAGTGCCTAGCAACGAGTGACGAAAGATTCAAATCGACGCTCACTCAGGCTCTGACCCCCAAAAGTAAAGCGAGAACCGCGGATGGAAAAACCAACGTTTACATTATTGGAGGATACTACTGGCATCCTCTTTGTGAAGTTCACATATGGGAGCCTACAAGCGACACGTGGCAGCGAGGAAAAGACATGCCGGACCATGCGAGAGAGAGCTACAGCGTGGCTTTACTCGGGGCCGACATCTACGTGACGGGAGGCTACAGGACCAACACGGTCGAGGCCCTTGACGCGGTTTTTATTTACAGCTGTGACTATGACGAGTGGACGGAGGCGAGTCCCATGATCACAGCCAGATATTACCATTGTTCGGTTGCTTTGCACGGCTGTATTTATGCTATCGGAGGTTATAGAGGAGGAGCTCCAGAGCAGGAGACAGAATGGTACGATCCACTAAAGAAGAAATGGTTCCCTGGGGCAAGAATGATCCAAG GTGTAGGAAATGCCACTGCTGGTGTGATGGGAGATAAAATCTACGTGACCGGAGGCCACTATGGATTCAGGGGAAGCTGCACGTATGAGAAAATTCAGGTCTACATGCCAGATATCAACGAGTGGAGCATTATTACAATAAGCCCTCATCCAG AGTATGGACTGTGTTCTGTGTCTCTTGAGAACAAACTTTATCTGGTCGGCGGACAGACGACGATCGCAGATTGCTATGACACACAGAGAGAGGAATGGAGCTCGATATCGGTGATGAAGGAGAGGAGAATGGAGTGCGGCGCTGCGGTCATCAATGGTTGCATCTATGTCACAGGGGGCTACTCCTATTCTAAAGGGACTTACCTGCAAAGCATTGAGAAGTACGACCCAAAATTAGACACGTGGGAGATTGTCGGGACGCTTCCGAGCCCGTCCAGGTCACAtggatgtgtctgtgtgtacagTGTTTAA
- the phgdh gene encoding D-3-phosphoglycerate dehydrogenase has product MAPISIKSVLISESVDPRCKSILEENGIRVTEKHNMKKEELIAEIKNYDGLVVRSATKVTADVINAAANLKIIGRAGTGVDNVDVDAATKMGIIVMNTPSGNTISAAELTCALLMSLSRNVPQAAMSMRAGNWDRKKFMGSELYGKVLGIVGLGRIGKEVANRMQAFGMKTIGYDPITPVEVSATWGVEQMSLEQLWPLCDYITVHTPLMPSTVGLLSDESFAKCKRGVKVVNCARGGIIDEAALLRALESGQCGGAGLDVFVEEPPQDRLLVNHPNVICCPHLGASTKEAQARCGQDIALQIVDMVKGNKLVGAVNAQVLASTFSPDSSPLIKLGEAIGAVLQSCSVSKNPLSHVQITSQGDGMKSSASYMTAAVLVGLLNGKSDSCPNLINVLSLAEESGITVNQNHSASDEASPGTCLVEIVTDGFRYKATGTVQGGRPVLLELSDSVFRQPVSLAGNLLFFKASPSPQLLSSLVGLLAAEGVQIESFSAPAECSGASWYCVGVSSLLRDLCALKSLVQEAAQLSA; this is encoded by the exons ATGGCCCCCATCTCCATTAAGAGCGTTCTCATCAGCGAAAGCGTGGATCCTCGCTGCAAGAGCATCCTGGAAGAAAATGGCATCCGGGTAACGGAGAAGCACAATATGAAAAAGGAGGAATTGATCGCCGAAATCAAG AACTACGACGGTCTGGTGGTGAGATCCGCTACCAAGGTGACAGCCGACGTCATCAACGCCGCCGCCAATCTCAAAATCATCGGGAGAGCCGGAACCGGTGTGGACAACGTTGATGTTGACGCCGCCACCAAAATGGGCATCATTGTCATGAA CACGCCGAGCGGCAACACCATCAGTGCGGCTGAGCTGACCTGCGCGCTTCTGATGAGCCTCTCAAG AAATGTGCCTCAAGCTGCAATGTCCATGCGAGCCGGCAACTGGGATCGCAAAAAG TTCATGGGCTCGGAGCTGTACGGCAAAGTGCTTGGAATAGTTGGACTTGGAAGAATAGGAAAGGAGGTGGCCAACAGAATGCAGGCGTTTGGCATGAAG acTATCGGCTACGACCCAATCACTCCAGTTGAGGTGTCGGCCACTTGGGGGGTGGAGCAAATGTCCCTGGAGCAACTTTGGCCTCTCTGTGATTACATCACAGTCCACACGCCATTAATGCCCTCCACTGTTG GTCTACTCAGTGACGAAAGCTTTGCCAAATGCAAGAGAGGAGTCAAAGTGGTGAACTGCGCACGTGGTGGCATCATCGACGAAGCTGCCCTCCTCCGAGCTTTGGAGTCCGGACAGTGTGGAGGAGCCGGCCTTGATGTCTTTGTGGAG GAGCCCCCGCAGGACCGTTTGCTGGTCAACCATCCTAATGTGATCTGCTGTCCGCATCTGGGCGCCAGCACCAAGGAAGCCCAGGCGCGGTGCGGCCAGGACATTGCTCTGCAGATCGTCGATATGGTGAAGGGCAACAAGCTGGTGGGAGCA GTAAACGCACAAGTTTTGGCGAGCACTTTCTCTCCGGACTCTTCTCCATTGATCAAACTTGGCGAGGCCATCGGAGCTGTGCTTCAGTCGTGTAGCGTGTCAAAGAATCCGCTGAGCCATGTACAGATCACATCTCAAG GAGATGGCATGAAGTCATCAGCCAGTTACATGACGGCCGCTGTGCTGGTCGGCCTGCTTAACGGCAAATCGGACTCTTGCCCAAATCTCATCAATGTATTGAGTCTAGCTGAGGAATCTGGAATCACG GTGAACCAAAACCACAGCGCGTCGGACGAGGCTTCTCCCGGCACATGCTTGGTGGAGATCGTGACCGACGGCTTCCGTTACAAAGCGACCGGCACCGTTCAAGGTGGCCGACCGGTCCTACTGGAGCTGAGCGACAGTGTGTTCAGACAGCCGGTGTCGCTCGCTGGCAATTTGCTGTTCTTCAAGGCTTCGCCAAGTCCTCAGCTGCTTTCATCGTTGGTTG GCCTGCTAGCCGCAGAGGGAGTGCAAATTGAATCTTTCAGTGCTCCCGCAGAGTGCTCCGGTGCGAGTTGGTACTGCGTGGGGGTGTCTTCTCTCCTGCGAGATCTCTGTGCCTTGAAGTCGTTGGTTCAGGAGGCGGCACAGCTCAGTGCTTGA
- the cfap210 gene encoding cilia- and flagella- associated protein 210: MSLPVQHDQRKGAGKSAFPAEDPNETIQFPDLRQITVLSKADWLRIQDEINHVDKEKEAMMEAMRERQALHLKSKQMAKLWPNTLACQRQKKLEAKKIREQIEEEKRKQIDMEEAKYREEKRKEAIEKAKEQLYYETGRVKGLHRALLLTEVLKEREAQIKLKQSRKNTSEDLEKEYIQMVKTRDDEALQKEQERTQKKKEECKVFAEELDKQIKGKQLERERQKQETKKDGEEIQRLQELHQREQEMEEQSKVGQKIDFMKAQREHLTQRDIAKAADAEKQEAEEAQRKLFLSAKEKMMKLRRDKEKELLREVQNRKEKIMEKLTLVQQEEKRQKQQSVAKAVAEQDAQRMQQEWEEEQKRLKMMKSIAAHREQVIQEKEQKELIRKEKEKEALQAKKEGDRIFVEEQQKKAQSIRQKLQKIQDFNASQMAERKARQHQVRQAEHEFEAKNMELLAEEELGFQQYSRAVVQAAAAAQRSVLPLYKAVREGVTGVPTFTGARPRYLVHDSSGAEMPKYVSDKTQDIKKIHEVVDIEDAKKRLGFTWL; encoded by the exons ATGTCATTACCAGTTCAACATGACCAACGGAAAGGAGCTGGTAAAAGTG CCTTTCCAGCTGAAGACCCCAACGAGACAATCCAGTTCCCAGATCTGCGTCAGATTACCGTTTTATCCAAGGCTGACTGGCTGAGGATCCAGGATGAAATTAATCACGTGGACAAGGAGAAGGAAGCAATGATGGAGGCCATGAGGGAGAGGCAGGCCTTGCATCTGAAATCCAAACAGATGGCCAAATTGTGGCCTAACACACTTGCA TGTCAAAGACAGAAGAAGCTGGAGGCAAAAAAGATCCGGGAGCAGATTgaagaggagaaaaggaaacagatcgatatggaagaaGCCAAATATCGGGAAGAAAAGCGGAAAGAGGCGATCGAGAAGGCAAAGGAGCAGCTCTACTATGAAACGGGGCGAGTCAAAGGACTACAC CGGGCACTCTTGCTAACAGAAGTTCTGAAGGAAAGAGAAGCCCAGATAAAGTTGAAGCAAAGCAGGAAGAACACTTCTGAGGACCTCGAAAAAGAATACATACAGATGGTGAAGACCAGAGATGATGAAGCTCTCCAAAAAGAGCAGGAACGaacgcaaaagaaaaaagaggagTGCAAAGTTTTTGCTGAAGAACTGGACAAGCA GATTAAGGGAAAACAACTAGAACGAGAACGACAGAAGCAAGAGACAAAGAAAGACGGCGAGGAAATCCAACggcttcaagagctccatcaACGGGAGCAAGAAATGGAGGAGCAGTCAAAAGTCGGGCAGAAGATTGATTTCATGAAAGCTCAGCGG GAGCATCTCACTCAAAGAGACATTGCAAAGGCGGCCGATGCGGAAAAACAGGAGGCGGAGGAAGCCCAAAGAAAACTGTTCCTTTCTGCAAAGGAGAAGATGATGAAGTTAAGACGGGATAAAGAGAAGGAGTTGCTCAG AGAGGTCCAGAATCGCAAAGAGAAGATCATGGAAAAACTGACATTGGTTCAGCAAGAGGAGAAGCGGCAGAAGCAGCAAAGCGTTGCCAAGGCTGTCGCGGAGCAGGATGCACAGAGGATGCAGCAGGAATGggaggaggagcagaagagACTGAAAATGATGAAGTCAATCGCAGCTCACAGGGAACAAGTG ATTCAAGAGAAAGAGCAAAAGGAACTAATCAgaaaggagaaagaaaaagaagctcttcaAGCGAAGAAAGAAGGTGACAGAATATTTGTTGAAGAACAGCAAAAGAAGGCCCAGAGCATCCGGCAGAAGCTCCAGAAGATTCAGGACTTTAACGCAAGCCAGATG GCGGAGAGAAAAGCCCGGCAGCATCAAGTAAGGCAAGCTGAGCACGAGTTTGAAGCCAAGAACATGGAGCTCCTCGCTGAGGAGGAGCTCGGCTTTCAACAGTACTCAAGGGCTGTAGTCCAGGCAGCCGCCGCGGCTCAGCGCAGCGTGCTTCCACTCTACAAAGCCGTGAGGGAAGGGGTAACCGGGGTCCCCACCTTCACCGGAGCAAGACCTCGCTACCTCGTTCACGACAGCAGCGGTGCCGAAATGCCCAAATATGTCTCAGACAAAACGCAGGATATTAAGAAGATCCATGAGGTTGTAGATATTGAAGATGCAAAGAAGAGGTTGGGCTTTACGTGGTTATAG
- the ssb gene encoding lupus La protein, whose amino-acid sequence MSEQMSSVEVKVVRQVEYYFGDHNLLRDKFLKEQLQLDDGWVTLETMLKFNRLKSLTSDANVIISALKKSPSGLLEVSEDKTKIRRCPEKPLPELNDEYKDAIKHKSVYMKGFPLGTSLDEIQEWLNGKGNIENIQMRRDMERQFKGSVFICFDTEESSKEFLERPDIKSFKDNEMLVLSREAYHAKKAEERKQHKAETKAKVKQDKEQQQKHAEEKTMDQLLEEYSGSLLNFSGELQDVSREDFHAVFSEHKRIKWVDFTRGAKEGNLLFDGNAKEAFEKAKEANDGELKVKNNVVTWKLLEGEEEKEVLKKIIKAQQESLSRNKDRGRGKSGGRGRGGRKGKGGRDQNRTQYQGKKTKFESDDEEEAAPAAPKRELEDADGPAAKVAKTENGS is encoded by the exons ATGTCTGAACAAATGTCCTCAGTTGAAGTGAAAGTGGTTCGACAAGTCGag TACTACTTTGGGGATCACAATCTTCTCAGGGACAAGTTTCTGAAAGAACAACTTCAACTTGATGATGGCTGGGTCACATTGGAGACGATGCTCAAATTTAACAG ACTAAAATCGCTCACCTCTGACGCCAACGTCATCATTTCCGCTCTCAAGAAATCACCAAGTGGCCTTTTGGAAGTCAGCGAAGATAAGACAAAAATCAGGAGGTGTCCTGAAAAACCTTTACCTGAACTGAACGACGAGTACAAAGATGCTATCAAGCACAAATCTGTCTACATG AAAGGTTTTCCCTTGGGAACCTCCCTTGATGAGATCCAGGAGTGGTTGAATGGCAAAGGCAACAtagaaaacattcaaatgagGAGGGATATGGAGAGGCAGTTCAAG GGTTCGGTGTTTATCTGTTTTGACACGGAAGAGTCATCCAAGGAGTTCCTTGAACGTCCCGACATCAAATCATTCAAAGACAATGAGATGCTTGTGttatcaag GGAAGCCTATCATGCAAAGAAAGCAGAAGAgagaaaacaacacaaagcaGAGACAAAAGCAAAAGTGAAACA GGATAAAGAACAGCAACAGAAACATGCGGAAGAGAAAACTATG GATCAGCTCTTGGAAGAGTACTCAGGTTCTTTGTTAAATTTCTCTGGCGAGCTGCAAGATGTTTCCAGAGAGGATTTTCATGCCGTGTTCTCCGAACATAAACGAATCAAGTGGGTCGATTTTACAAGAGGGGCCAAAGAG GGCAACCTCCTCTTTGACGGAAATGCAAAGGAAGCATTTGAGAAGGCCAAAGAGGCGAATGACGGCGAGCTCAAAGTGAAGAACAATGTCGTTACTTGGAAGCTGCTTGAAGGGGAAGAGGAAAAAGAGGTCTTGAAGAAGAtcattaaagcgcaacaagaATCACTCAGCCGGAATAAAGACAGAG GCAGGGGAAAATCCGGCggtagaggaagaggaggtcgCAAAGGGAAAGGGGGAAGAGATCAAAACAGAACTCAATACCAGGGCAAGAAGACGAAATTTGAAAGTGAtgacgaggaggaggcgg CCCCTGCAGCCCCAAAGAGGGAACTCGAGGATGCCGATGGTCCCGCGGCTAAGGTGGCCAAAACTGAAAACGGATCCTAA
- the klhl23 gene encoding kelch-like protein 23 isoform X1 yields the protein MEKSNQEQQSSTRIHGQKKDTMSQKQNEVYTYDFCDPDHPAEILDALRHFYLNGLFTDITLQCADDSERVFRCHKALLSARSSYFQIMFTADMKERSNSVIKLAGVDCEVLAVLVDYVYTAQVSITEKNVQSLLEAADLLQFISVKSACESFLVRLLDVDNCLGMHAFAQLHLCSRLERESRRVMLSRFGELIQQEEFLELDSNKIRTLLQKLKVPRDELLIDAVTKWVIHDLANRMDRTVDLLRSIHLDLDETTFQQCLATSDERFKSTLTQALTPKSKARTADGKTNVYIIGGYYWHPLCEVHIWEPTSDTWQRGKDMPDHARESYSVALLGADIYVTGGYRTNTVEALDAVFIYSCDYDEWTEASPMITARYYHCSVALHGCIYAIGGYRGGAPEQETEWYDPLKKKWFPGARMIQGVGNATAGVMGDKIYVTGGHYGFRGSCTYEKIQVYMPDINEWSIITISPHPGISPRRSKRNIPYIYLALRFNCDSHLLFSEYGLCSVSLENKLYLVGGQTTIADCYDTQREEWSSISVMKERRMECGAAVINGCIYVTGGYSYSKGTYLQSIEKYDPKLDTWEIVGTLPSPSRSHGCVCVYSV from the exons ATGGAGAAGAGCAACCAAGAACAACAGTCATCGACGAGAATTCATGGACAAAAGAAAG aTACAATGTCACAGAAGCAGAATGAGGTCTACACCTATGACTTCTGTGACCCGGATCATCCAGCTGAGATTCTGGATGCCCTCAGGCATTTCTACCTCAATGGACTTTTTACAGACATCACTCTGCAATGCGCCGATGACTCGGAGCGTGTGTTCCGCTGCCACAAGGCGCTATTGTCCGCCAGGAGCTCCTACTTCCAGATTATGTTCACAGCTGATATGAAGGAGAGGTCCAACAGTGTCATCAAGCTGGCCGGAGTAGATTGCGAGGTTCTAGCGGTTTTGGTGGATTACGTTTACACGGCTCAAGTGAGCATCACGGAGAAGAATGTGCAAAGCCTGCTGGAGGCCGCCGATCTGCTGCAGTTCATATCGGTCAAAAGTGCGTGTGAAAGTTTCCTAGTTCGCCTTCTAGATGTGGACAACTGCTTGGGCATGCATGCGTTCGCTCAACTCCACCTATGTTCGCGACTGGAACGTGAGTCCAGGAgggtgatgctgagcaggtttgGAGAACTGATCCAGCAAGAGGAGTTCCTGGAACTGGACTCCAATAAGATCCGGACGTTACTGCAGAAACTCAAGGTGCCGAGGGATGAACTGCTGATTGACGCGGTGACCAAATGGGTGATCCACGACTTGGCGAACCGTATGGATCGCACTGTGGACCTGTTGCGATCAATCCATCTGGACCTGGATGAGACTACTTTCCAGCAGTGCCTAGCAACGAGTGACGAAAGATTCAAATCGACGCTCACTCAGGCTCTGACCCCCAAAAGTAAAGCGAGAACCGCGGATGGAAAAACCAACGTTTACATTATTGGAGGATACTACTGGCATCCTCTTTGTGAAGTTCACATATGGGAGCCTACAAGCGACACGTGGCAGCGAGGAAAAGACATGCCGGACCATGCGAGAGAGAGCTACAGCGTGGCTTTACTCGGGGCCGACATCTACGTGACGGGAGGCTACAGGACCAACACGGTCGAGGCCCTTGACGCGGTTTTTATTTACAGCTGTGACTATGACGAGTGGACGGAGGCGAGTCCCATGATCACAGCCAGATATTACCATTGTTCGGTTGCTTTGCACGGCTGTATTTATGCTATCGGAGGTTATAGAGGAGGAGCTCCAGAGCAGGAGACAGAATGGTACGATCCACTAAAGAAGAAATGGTTCCCTGGGGCAAGAATGATCCAAG GTGTAGGAAATGCCACTGCTGGTGTGATGGGAGATAAAATCTACGTGACCGGAGGCCACTATGGATTCAGGGGAAGCTGCACGTATGAGAAAATTCAGGTCTACATGCCAGATATCAACGAGTGGAGCATTATTACAATAAGCCCTCATCCAGGTATCAGTCCGAGAAGATCAAAGAGGAATATACCGTATATTTATCTGGCATTGCGTTTCAATTGCGATTCCCATCTTCTTTTTTCAGAGTATGGACTGTGTTCTGTGTCTCTTGAGAACAAACTTTATCTGGTCGGCGGACAGACGACGATCGCAGATTGCTATGACACACAGAGAGAGGAATGGAGCTCGATATCGGTGATGAAGGAGAGGAGAATGGAGTGCGGCGCTGCGGTCATCAATGGTTGCATCTATGTCACAGGGGGCTACTCCTATTCTAAAGGGACTTACCTGCAAAGCATTGAGAAGTACGACCCAAAATTAGACACGTGGGAGATTGTCGGGACGCTTCCGAGCCCGTCCAGGTCACAtggatgtgtctgtgtgtacagTGTTTAA